From a single Rutidosis leptorrhynchoides isolate AG116_Rl617_1_P2 chromosome 5, CSIRO_AGI_Rlap_v1, whole genome shotgun sequence genomic region:
- the LOC139847515 gene encoding photosynthetic NDH subunit of subcomplex B 4, chloroplastic isoform X1, whose amino-acid sequence MAEAIMSFKIINPHIHHKPSLQKTRFESKSLRPFSGSRLLNDFNLKSVGEDSKSSRLNALPDLSLMAVLVEHIDGQRDLITHKSIWHLTDQQIKNIYTLYIMFTVWGCCFFGATKDPYYDSEQYRKDGGDGTGHWVYEKQEDIEETARAALWREELIEEIEQKVGGLRELEEAKEEELVK is encoded by the exons ATGGCAGAAGCTATTATGAGTTTCAAAATTATCAACCCTCACATCCATCATAAACCTTCTCTACAGAAAACAAGATTCGAATCAAAATCA CTCAGGCCATTTTCAGGCTCAAGGTTACTCAATGACTTCAATCTG AAATCAGTTGGTGAAGATAGCAAAAGCAGTCGATTGAACGCTTTACCAGACTTGTCACTGATGGCAGTTTTAGTTGAGCACATCGATGGCCAAAGAGACCTCATCACCCATAAATCAATATGGCATCTTACTGAtcaacaaatcaagaacatat ATACTTTATACATCATGTTCACAGTTTGGGGTTGTTGTTTCTTTGGTGCAACAAAG GATCCCTATTACGATTCAGAACAGTATAGGAAAGATGGTGGAGATGGAACGGGGCATTGGGTCTACGAAAAG CAAGAGGATATAGAAGAAACGGCGAGAGCTGCATTGTGGCGCGAAGAGTTGATCGAGGAGATTGAACAAAAAGTTGGAGGGCTACGTGAGTTGGAAGAAGCGAAAGAGGAGGAACTTGTCAAGTGA
- the LOC139847515 gene encoding photosynthetic NDH subunit of subcomplex B 4, chloroplastic isoform X2 — MAEAIMSFKIINPHIHHKPSLQKTRFESKSLRPFSGSRLLNDFNLKSVGEDSKSSRLNALPDLSLMAVLVEHIDGQRDLITHKSIWHLTDQQIKNIYTLYIMFTVWGCCFFGATKDPYYDSEQYRKDGGDGTGHWVYEKSWTIICINSWEKFVLDCTGCLFKKRNTSAR; from the exons ATGGCAGAAGCTATTATGAGTTTCAAAATTATCAACCCTCACATCCATCATAAACCTTCTCTACAGAAAACAAGATTCGAATCAAAATCA CTCAGGCCATTTTCAGGCTCAAGGTTACTCAATGACTTCAATCTG AAATCAGTTGGTGAAGATAGCAAAAGCAGTCGATTGAACGCTTTACCAGACTTGTCACTGATGGCAGTTTTAGTTGAGCACATCGATGGCCAAAGAGACCTCATCACCCATAAATCAATATGGCATCTTACTGAtcaacaaatcaagaacatat ATACTTTATACATCATGTTCACAGTTTGGGGTTGTTGTTTCTTTGGTGCAACAAAG GATCCCTATTACGATTCAGAACAGTATAGGAAAGATGGTGGAGATGGAACGGGGCATTGGGTCTACGAAAAG AGTTGGACAATAATATGTATAAATTCATGGGAAAAGTTCGTGTTGGACTGTACGGGTTGTCTTTTTAAAAAAAGAAATACAAGTGCAAGATAA